The following proteins come from a genomic window of Nitrosopumilus sp.:
- a CDS encoding ABC transporter substrate-binding protein — protein sequence MKKLLVILLALSIATLMYNESFAEKNTFFDSVKFIQYMDENTALEEVRNGNLDVYYYRISSDRLENLQSREGLQVFDSTGGSYSILVNPAESEKFNPFSNREIRFALNYLVDRKLIVNELMGGYGSPVISYYSPSDPEYLTIIKQLESFNFKYNPALADEIITRELNKKGAVKIDGKWEFANIPIEITIFIRSDDPVRKSIGEILSGELERIGFTVKKDFGDLNKAFVIVYGSNPSDLKWSLYTEGWGRSAFVKYDSVGLGQMYSPWFSNMPGFNDPAYWNYKNEKLDALTQKIYTGDFDSSEKRSELIQEAVVEGINESVRVFLASKIDQYVTNEKINGVVNDFGAGVPSRFTPINARGDSDELVIGVKQIYQGAWNPIMGLTDSYSRHIWGIISDPGTFKHPFTGETIPVRADWKIETSGPDDKIKIPNESKMWNPTLQKWMNVEPNTLATSKVTFDFEFSNWHNGQKMDMNDILYSLYFTIEWGTQTDKNDRTFDTEFTPRAAQSIQTIKGVNPIDEDTVEVYVDYWHFDDGEIAEWALLWNSVPWEISVAMEKAVIDGKVSFSRSGATSKNVNWLSLIIPNDANTIKNYLQEFKDTNYIPESLKESKGNSEYFQNRYDASIKWIETNNHAVISNGPFYLKSYSPESRTITVKEFKDDSYPFKIGKWEQFEKAKFPQIKKINMKDIFQRGNEINFAVETENSDEILYFLTNSEGDMISSKTLKLDKNSISVNIPPEITNELGIGSNNIKIFAISDSVLKPDFYESSFMITKDKVELPKSADTNIDVSENKTELWYWIIPFGSVIGIIIIIKKRRHSRP from the coding sequence ATGAAAAAATTGCTAGTAATTCTACTAGCTCTTTCAATTGCAACCTTAATGTATAACGAATCATTTGCAGAAAAAAATACGTTTTTTGATTCAGTTAAATTCATTCAATATATGGATGAAAACACAGCATTAGAGGAAGTAAGAAATGGAAATCTAGACGTGTATTATTATAGAATTTCATCAGATAGATTAGAAAATCTTCAATCAAGAGAAGGGTTACAGGTTTTTGATTCCACAGGAGGATCATACAGTATTCTTGTAAATCCTGCAGAATCTGAAAAATTCAATCCTTTTTCAAATAGAGAAATTAGATTTGCCCTAAATTATTTGGTAGACAGAAAATTAATCGTCAATGAATTAATGGGCGGGTATGGCTCACCCGTCATTTCTTACTATAGCCCATCAGATCCAGAATACCTTACGATAATCAAACAACTTGAGTCATTTAATTTCAAATACAACCCTGCACTAGCAGACGAGATAATCACTAGGGAATTAAACAAGAAAGGAGCAGTTAAGATAGATGGAAAATGGGAATTTGCAAATATTCCAATAGAAATCACAATTTTCATCAGAAGTGATGATCCTGTAAGAAAATCTATTGGAGAGATTTTATCAGGAGAACTAGAAAGAATTGGATTTACAGTCAAAAAGGATTTTGGAGATCTTAACAAAGCATTTGTTATAGTGTACGGTTCAAATCCTTCTGATTTGAAATGGAGTCTGTACACTGAGGGATGGGGGCGTTCTGCATTTGTAAAATATGATTCAGTAGGATTAGGTCAAATGTACTCTCCTTGGTTTTCAAATATGCCAGGGTTTAATGATCCAGCATATTGGAATTACAAGAACGAGAAATTAGATGCACTGACTCAGAAAATTTACACTGGAGATTTTGATTCATCAGAAAAAAGATCAGAGTTAATTCAAGAAGCTGTTGTTGAAGGAATTAATGAATCAGTTAGAGTTTTTTTGGCAAGTAAGATTGATCAATATGTTACAAATGAGAAAATTAACGGAGTAGTAAATGACTTTGGTGCAGGGGTTCCAAGCAGATTCACCCCAATTAATGCAAGAGGGGATAGTGATGAGTTAGTCATTGGTGTCAAGCAAATCTATCAAGGGGCATGGAATCCAATAATGGGGTTAACTGATAGTTATAGTAGACATATTTGGGGAATAATTTCAGATCCTGGAACATTCAAACATCCATTTACTGGTGAAACAATTCCAGTTAGAGCAGATTGGAAGATTGAAACCTCAGGGCCAGATGATAAAATAAAGATTCCAAATGAATCAAAAATGTGGAATCCTACATTGCAGAAATGGATGAATGTGGAACCAAACACGCTTGCAACAAGCAAAGTTACATTTGATTTTGAATTTAGTAACTGGCACAATGGACAAAAAATGGATATGAATGATATTTTGTACTCATTATATTTTACAATAGAATGGGGAACACAGACGGATAAGAATGATAGAACTTTTGATACCGAATTTACACCAAGAGCTGCTCAAAGTATCCAGACAATCAAGGGAGTAAATCCAATTGATGAAGATACAGTGGAAGTCTACGTAGATTATTGGCATTTTGATGACGGGGAAATTGCAGAATGGGCATTGTTGTGGAATTCAGTACCATGGGAAATTTCTGTTGCTATGGAAAAAGCAGTGATTGATGGTAAAGTATCATTTTCAAGATCTGGAGCAACTAGCAAAAATGTCAACTGGTTGTCATTAATTATTCCAAATGATGCAAACACCATCAAAAATTATCTGCAAGAATTCAAAGATACAAACTACATTCCAGAATCACTAAAAGAGAGCAAAGGGAATTCAGAGTATTTTCAAAACAGGTACGATGCATCAATTAAATGGATTGAAACTAATAATCATGCAGTAATTAGCAATGGACCATTTTATTTAAAATCATACTCTCCTGAATCAAGAACAATTACAGTTAAAGAATTCAAAGATGATTCATATCCATTTAAAATTGGGAAATGGGAACAGTTTGAAAAAGCAAAATTTCCACAAATAAAGAAAATAAATATGAAAGATATTTTTCAAAGAGGAAACGAAATAAATTTCGCGGTTGAGACAGAAAATTCAGATGAAATACTTTACTTTTTAACAAACAGTGAAGGAGATATGATATCATCAAAGACACTCAAATTAGATAAAAACAGCATTTCCGTTAACATACCTCCTGAAATTACAAATGAGTTGGGAATTGGATCAAACAACATCAAAATATTTGCAATTTCAGATTCTGTTTTAAAACCAGATTTTTATGAATCAAGTTTCATGATAACCAAAGATAAAGTAGAATTACCAAAAAGTGCTGATACAAACATCGATGTTTCAGAAAACAAAACAGAACTTTGGTATTGGATTATTCCATTTGGATCAGTGATTGGAATCATAATCATCATAAAGAAGAGACGTCATTCCAGACCATAA
- a CDS encoding DUF367 family protein, with translation MKLQVLMFYQDDPKKCTAAKMVKFGLAQNITKIGTKGLVLDPFSEKTLLPKDKFLINSVVGIDCSWNLAEHAFSKKFNGIKRKLPPLLAGNPVNYSKLNKLTTAEALSATLIILGFKEQGLELLDKFKWGHTFYELNQNLFEEYSKLENEQQIELILKDYGLE, from the coding sequence ATGAAGTTACAAGTTTTGATGTTTTATCAAGATGATCCTAAAAAATGCACAGCTGCTAAAATGGTGAAATTTGGACTTGCTCAAAATATAACAAAAATAGGGACCAAAGGATTAGTGTTAGATCCTTTTTCTGAAAAAACTTTGCTTCCTAAAGATAAGTTTTTGATTAATTCGGTTGTTGGAATTGATTGTTCCTGGAATCTTGCAGAACATGCCTTCTCAAAAAAATTCAACGGCATCAAGAGAAAACTACCTCCTCTGCTTGCTGGAAACCCAGTTAACTATTCAAAACTAAATAAACTCACTACTGCTGAAGCTCTGTCTGCAACATTGATAATTCTAGGATTTAAGGAACAAGGTTTGGAACTGCTTGACAAATTCAAATGGGGGCATACATTTTATGAACTCAACCAAAACCTCTTTGAAGAATACTCCAAACTTGAAAATGAACAACAAATAGAATTGATTCTCAAAGATTATGGTCTGGAATGA
- a CDS encoding lamin tail domain-containing protein: protein MKNHLSLVLSLFLLVALVVPVYAQTNSEHVVINEVDINPPGNDATSVSEWIELYNPTNSNVDLGGWKIASTTVLKKTMTIPSGTIIQPGQFLTYSYQSVWFTDSNESVELRDKNGIVIDKTPLLADIQNDFKSWQRIYDGYDFDSSDDWKFVTSTAGSSNGKLVEAQDSDEITVTISTDKPSYLFGQTATIKGSVSEEVFIVKPFFQSEPIKVNISGPDYSQSLTLYPDLNLNYKTSLNLHQVLGINEGEYTVSVSYAGSTAKTNFLVGYELAEQKTKGDSSLSIITDKSQYIPGQLVSITGLTSETIPFEGMKVTVKDPQGKVVSSGNLYPTKDKFSTSLFLTTVSPVYGTYEVYAEYFDKSALVTFEVIKDVKEDKSISLWTDKEVYGLGETVTITGRLNDKWVDSFNLEIVQTKNLSLGGTTGGGSTLKILDVVRLDGDSKFKYSFKIPQSDSRLGGYSINVNKDIGSATKYIQVVRDPSTYVKSNLPLTVFTDKPLYDFGIDKKIIITGQIANTVSRASFETAPVKVTILTEDGKPLQITGSANTGNLSTRGVSIDYDFTAIPESSGIFTVTTDLNKLIFSEGKYVVKAQYEGLLVTNSFEIANSLDLKSGAIISLDKEVYGLGETAHLAGVLPPTGDRSVVITITRPDGTRTDLGATVHEQRFTFDWKIPIAEKTQNLKTDVKERDVTKSNFGIYKIKISTSSESKNLFFKVSPDPQNDSLSKTPVFVTTEKSLYKAGEKLKVTGNIIKRVQGDQGLVIPERILIQVLDGTFPYKQIHESSVYPTQGGDFSSLFELPATIFREGSYTVKALYGNTLATSTFTVANDFAFGIDAPLSLLLSTDKSEYYPGDVVVITGKPNKLIYLEKFEVSVAKKTGNEISCGSFICGKNSGPVTTIRPSSSGSFTYHFTIPADASAIGSYEALVDADFEAKSIKFNVIEKPKIPKVDTIIEKESRLAENMISVFTSEKIVNDVTVAPRVFSGSLITPARGEESSVNIKVSTGTGICIIGPDTECLVSESTRKPGQIYDVVEVDGTALNVRYSGPDVRLEKFSILPESTDGFLSDANWDVEIIKDDQVSRFYYKITYKTLE from the coding sequence ATGAAAAATCATCTATCTTTAGTACTATCTTTGTTCTTACTAGTTGCACTTGTTGTTCCTGTATATGCTCAAACAAACTCTGAGCATGTGGTGATAAATGAAGTTGATATCAATCCTCCTGGAAATGATGCGACATCTGTATCTGAATGGATAGAACTTTACAATCCTACTAATTCTAATGTTGACTTGGGTGGTTGGAAAATTGCATCAACTACTGTTCTTAAAAAAACTATGACTATTCCTAGTGGAACTATAATTCAACCTGGACAATTTTTGACCTATTCTTATCAAAGTGTTTGGTTTACTGATTCAAATGAATCCGTTGAACTACGAGATAAAAATGGAATTGTGATTGACAAAACTCCACTACTTGCTGATATTCAAAATGATTTTAAATCTTGGCAGAGAATCTATGATGGTTATGACTTTGATAGTTCTGATGATTGGAAATTTGTAACATCCACTGCAGGTTCTTCAAATGGTAAGCTTGTAGAGGCTCAAGATTCAGATGAAATCACGGTCACCATATCTACTGATAAACCATCATACTTGTTTGGTCAAACTGCAACAATAAAGGGCAGCGTGTCTGAAGAAGTTTTTATTGTTAAACCCTTTTTCCAATCAGAGCCAATTAAAGTAAATATTTCTGGGCCTGATTATTCACAATCTCTTACTTTGTACCCTGATTTAAATCTCAATTACAAAACTTCTCTAAACTTACATCAGGTTCTGGGAATTAATGAAGGAGAATATACAGTATCAGTTTCATATGCAGGTTCAACTGCAAAAACTAATTTCTTAGTCGGCTATGAATTGGCGGAACAAAAAACAAAAGGAGATTCCTCTCTTAGTATAATTACTGATAAATCTCAATACATTCCAGGACAACTGGTTTCAATAACTGGTCTTACTTCAGAAACTATTCCATTTGAAGGAATGAAAGTAACTGTGAAAGACCCTCAAGGTAAAGTTGTCTCAAGTGGCAATTTGTATCCGACAAAGGATAAATTTTCGACTAGTTTATTCTTAACAACTGTAAGTCCAGTCTATGGTACATACGAGGTATATGCTGAATATTTTGACAAATCCGCATTAGTGACTTTTGAAGTAATCAAAGATGTAAAAGAAGATAAATCAATTTCACTATGGACTGACAAGGAAGTCTATGGATTAGGAGAAACTGTCACTATTACTGGAAGATTAAATGATAAATGGGTGGATTCATTTAATTTAGAAATTGTTCAGACAAAGAATCTTTCATTGGGAGGCACTACAGGTGGCGGTTCCACATTAAAAATTCTTGATGTAGTACGATTAGATGGAGATAGTAAATTCAAATATTCGTTTAAAATTCCGCAAAGCGACTCACGATTAGGTGGTTATTCTATAAATGTCAACAAAGATATTGGCTCTGCAACAAAATACATCCAAGTAGTAAGAGATCCTTCAACATATGTCAAATCAAATCTTCCTCTTACCGTCTTTACTGATAAACCTCTATATGATTTTGGTATAGACAAAAAAATCATTATCACTGGTCAGATAGCTAACACCGTTTCCAGAGCAAGTTTCGAAACTGCTCCTGTTAAAGTCACAATTCTAACAGAAGATGGAAAACCGTTACAAATTACTGGTTCTGCCAATACTGGGAACCTTTCTACCCGCGGTGTTTCAATTGATTATGACTTTACTGCCATTCCTGAATCATCAGGAATCTTTACCGTCACTACTGATCTGAACAAACTGATTTTCTCTGAAGGTAAATATGTCGTTAAAGCTCAATATGAGGGGTTATTGGTAACCAATAGTTTTGAAATTGCCAATTCCCTTGATTTGAAAAGTGGTGCTATCATTTCTCTTGATAAAGAAGTATATGGATTAGGTGAAACAGCCCATCTTGCAGGAGTCCTTCCTCCAACTGGTGATCGTTCTGTAGTCATAACAATTACCAGACCTGATGGAACTAGAACTGATTTAGGTGCAACTGTACATGAACAGCGATTCACATTTGACTGGAAAATTCCCATCGCTGAAAAAACTCAAAATCTAAAAACTGATGTCAAAGAAAGAGATGTAACAAAATCCAATTTTGGAATATATAAAATCAAAATCTCTACATCGTCAGAAAGTAAAAATCTCTTCTTCAAAGTCTCACCTGATCCTCAAAATGACTCCCTGTCAAAAACTCCAGTTTTTGTAACAACTGAAAAATCCCTCTACAAGGCAGGCGAAAAACTAAAGGTCACTGGAAATATTATCAAAAGGGTTCAAGGTGATCAAGGCCTTGTAATACCTGAACGAATCTTAATCCAAGTTCTTGATGGCACTTTTCCATACAAACAAATCCATGAATCATCTGTTTATCCAACACAAGGCGGCGACTTTTCAAGTCTATTTGAATTACCTGCCACAATTTTTCGTGAAGGAAGTTATACAGTAAAAGCACTTTATGGAAACACCCTTGCCACTTCAACATTTACAGTAGCAAATGATTTTGCATTTGGCATTGATGCTCCTTTGTCTCTTTTACTATCTACTGATAAATCTGAATATTATCCTGGAGATGTTGTAGTTATTACTGGAAAACCAAACAAACTAATCTATCTAGAAAAGTTTGAAGTTAGCGTTGCTAAAAAAACAGGTAATGAAATATCATGTGGCTCTTTTATTTGTGGTAAAAATTCTGGACCTGTAACTACAATTCGTCCTAGTTCGTCAGGCTCTTTTACCTATCACTTCACAATCCCAGCAGATGCATCTGCAATTGGTTCATACGAAGCATTAGTTGACGCAGATTTTGAAGCAAAATCCATCAAATTCAACGTAATTGAAAAACCAAAAATTCCAAAAGTAGACACAATAATTGAGAAAGAAAGTAGACTTGCTGAAAATATGATTTCTGTTTTTACTTCAGAAAAAATTGTTAATGATGTAACTGTTGCACCTCGAGTCTTTTCAGGTTCTTTGATAACTCCAGCTAGAGGTGAGGAATCAAGTGTTAACATCAAAGTTTCCACTGGTACTGGAATTTGTATAATTGGTCCTGATACTGAATGTCTCGTTAGTGAATCTACCCGAAAACCTGGACAAATCTATGATGTGGTGGAAGTTGATGGAACTGCTCTAAATGTAAGGTATAGCGGTCCTGATGTACGATTAGAAAAATTCAGTATTTTGCCTGAATCTACTGATGGATTCTTATCTGACGCCAATTGGGATGTAGAAATTATCAAAGATGATCAAGTTTCACGATTCTACTACAAAATAACATACAAAACACTAGAGTAA
- a CDS encoding DNRLRE domain-containing protein, translating into MTTLTTTEHSGIKLLSVMVIAGVAFSGMTFFMLGGGFTSSLLSDKNYELLCNTGLCFDPSSASFPTGIFIQQNQGFDSQMIGTNTDSFSAFRAVKTSVSDIQFTENSAILFSSKDSFVREGLQTSNEGSNKVLRVMGTGPTNNRVLIGFDEIQLGTALGDKTLDSAKLKIFVVDNDGRWQEGQSVTVRSLTEPWQEGIGSNAPFGNFIGTQKGVTWDCSSEDNCTNWDGGSFKATVADTVVISNDVSGKWIEFDVTEDILAYLDGTPNYGWVIMKSDEDSSGRINIAARETQDNIPQLELTFT; encoded by the coding sequence ATGACAACATTGACGACAACTGAACATTCTGGAATTAAACTTCTAAGTGTGATGGTAATTGCTGGTGTGGCCTTTTCTGGCATGACTTTTTTTATGTTAGGTGGCGGATTTACATCATCTCTACTTTCTGATAAAAACTACGAACTGCTTTGCAATACTGGATTATGTTTTGATCCATCGTCTGCATCATTTCCAACTGGTATATTTATTCAACAGAACCAAGGATTTGATTCACAAATGATTGGAACAAACACTGATAGTTTCTCGGCATTCAGGGCTGTAAAGACTTCTGTTTCTGACATTCAATTCACCGAAAATTCTGCAATTCTTTTCTCTTCAAAAGATAGTTTTGTTAGAGAAGGATTACAAACATCAAATGAAGGCTCTAATAAAGTTCTACGAGTAATGGGCACTGGTCCTACTAACAATCGTGTCCTCATTGGTTTTGATGAAATACAATTGGGAACTGCACTAGGTGATAAAACATTGGATTCTGCAAAACTGAAAATCTTTGTAGTGGATAATGACGGCCGATGGCAAGAGGGACAATCAGTTACTGTTCGCAGTTTAACTGAACCATGGCAAGAAGGAATTGGCTCTAATGCCCCATTTGGAAATTTCATTGGAACACAAAAAGGTGTTACATGGGATTGCTCATCTGAAGATAACTGTACAAATTGGGATGGTGGCAGTTTTAAGGCCACAGTTGCTGACACAGTAGTTATCTCAAATGATGTGTCTGGCAAATGGATAGAGTTTGATGTTACTGAAGATATCTTGGCATATCTTGATGGCACTCCAAACTATGGTTGGGTTATCATGAAAAGCGATGAAGACTCTTCGGGTAGAATCAACATTGCAGCACGAGAGACACAAGATAATATTCCTCAGTTGGAATTAACTTTCACATAA
- a CDS encoding S8 family serine peptidase, which produces MKTQPSTSSRILFLSLSILLLTWSFAGSTPTFADPGNGNGGGNGNGGGNGNGGGNGNGGGNGNGGGNGNGGGNGNGGGNGNGGGNGNSNSDEQKAVDKAQKAIEKAEKQAQKAVDDAIKKAEKLTANTFGNDKLIEDAIIQAVDEIIEESFQSDPSLDKTEHKVSDAQKESQKGHLVNKVMSMMATKDLDKQYKGKSPDAKYRAELAKIELQLIKDTQKVKLEYFEKILDVNPGLTIEADNIENKVKEVSSEIQNEKNPGLLVKKTDKQVRKLLQSENPDDDAWKFGIDSQNGKTRIVLELSNTDPETIEKIQSLSDIEVQGDNLVQITTDIQNIPRINSMMDVTKTRATTNLSDFTRDSFETVKSPFLNSDVVVKTIGDVKYANLVQLSSDASDSVTKSDYTYPISEGVFTINADIVHNSGITGKDVKVAVLDIIFDTDNPKISDNIVDFKSFRNSFENSMISQTITQGETTSHGTAVAEIISDVAPNAKLHLYEMNTDVEFGRAIDEAIANNVDVIAMAAGWPNLPTDGSSHITKKVEEAINSGITVIVPSGNFAEKHWEGTFSDDDLNAWHEFAENDEGLSITVSESQLNSHVPIMLYLNWNDGLGDLSDFDLVLVDPLGQIVDYSANTQTKDSQKIESIFFMPKMAGMYAIGISSVGEFKSLSDVPTHSSLELFSVNNSIEYPVSSGSVVVPSDAKGVIVVGAVNNVDGTLESFSSHGPTNNGLSVPSVVGPNGVTTIAYGGNLFYGTSATTPHVAGIAALMIDANPDLSPEQLLDNIERNAIPNSHGNNHNEYGFGSIDAAFIIN; this is translated from the coding sequence TTGAAGACTCAACCTAGTACAAGTTCTAGAATTCTATTCTTATCTTTGTCAATTCTACTCTTAACATGGAGTTTTGCAGGTTCCACTCCAACATTTGCAGATCCTGGAAACGGCAATGGCGGTGGAAACGGCAATGGCGGTGGAAACGGCAATGGCGGTGGAAACGGCAATGGCGGTGGAAACGGCAATGGCGGTGGAAACGGCAATGGCGGTGGAAACGGCAATGGCGGTGGAAACGGCAATGGCGGTGGAAACGGCAACAGTAATTCCGATGAACAAAAGGCAGTTGACAAAGCACAAAAAGCAATTGAAAAGGCAGAAAAACAAGCTCAAAAGGCAGTAGATGACGCAATTAAAAAGGCAGAAAAACTCACTGCAAACACATTTGGCAATGATAAATTAATTGAAGATGCAATCATTCAAGCAGTAGATGAAATTATTGAAGAATCATTCCAATCAGATCCCTCGTTAGACAAAACTGAACACAAAGTCAGTGATGCTCAAAAAGAATCTCAAAAAGGACATCTAGTAAATAAAGTCATGTCTATGATGGCTACAAAGGATCTTGACAAGCAATACAAAGGAAAATCCCCTGATGCCAAATACCGCGCAGAACTTGCAAAAATTGAATTACAACTAATCAAAGACACTCAAAAAGTAAAATTGGAATATTTTGAAAAGATTTTAGATGTAAATCCTGGATTAACCATAGAGGCAGATAACATAGAAAATAAAGTCAAAGAAGTCTCTTCTGAAATACAAAATGAAAAGAATCCTGGACTGTTGGTAAAGAAAACAGACAAGCAAGTACGAAAACTACTCCAAAGTGAAAATCCTGATGACGATGCATGGAAATTTGGAATTGATTCACAAAACGGCAAAACAAGAATTGTCTTAGAATTATCAAACACAGATCCTGAAACTATTGAGAAAATCCAAAGTCTGTCTGATATTGAAGTACAAGGCGATAATTTAGTTCAAATTACCACTGATATTCAAAATATCCCAAGAATAAACTCTATGATGGATGTTACAAAGACTCGAGCAACCACAAATCTATCTGATTTCACTAGAGATTCATTTGAGACAGTAAAATCACCATTCCTCAACTCTGATGTTGTTGTCAAAACAATTGGTGATGTAAAATATGCAAACCTTGTTCAATTAAGCAGCGATGCATCAGATTCCGTTACAAAATCCGACTACACTTATCCAATTTCAGAAGGCGTGTTCACCATTAATGCCGACATTGTACACAATTCAGGAATTACAGGAAAAGATGTCAAAGTTGCAGTACTTGATATAATATTTGATACTGATAATCCAAAAATTTCCGACAATATAGTGGATTTTAAATCCTTTAGAAACTCATTTGAGAACTCTATGATTTCTCAAACTATCACCCAAGGAGAAACTACTAGTCATGGAACTGCAGTAGCAGAAATTATTTCAGATGTTGCACCAAACGCTAAGTTACATCTCTATGAGATGAACACTGATGTAGAGTTTGGTCGTGCAATTGATGAGGCAATTGCAAATAATGTAGATGTGATTGCAATGGCTGCAGGATGGCCTAACCTCCCAACTGATGGTTCTAGTCATATTACTAAGAAAGTTGAAGAAGCAATCAATAGTGGAATTACAGTAATTGTGCCATCTGGTAACTTTGCAGAAAAACACTGGGAAGGAACATTCTCCGATGATGATCTTAATGCATGGCACGAATTTGCAGAAAATGATGAGGGTCTCTCAATTACAGTATCTGAGTCTCAACTTAATAGCCACGTGCCAATCATGCTTTATCTAAACTGGAATGATGGGCTCGGAGATTTATCTGACTTTGATCTGGTATTAGTTGATCCATTGGGACAAATTGTAGACTATTCTGCAAACACCCAAACAAAAGACTCTCAAAAAATTGAAAGTATCTTCTTTATGCCAAAAATGGCAGGAATGTATGCCATAGGAATCTCATCCGTAGGTGAATTTAAATCTCTTTCAGATGTCCCAACTCATTCTTCCTTGGAATTATTCTCAGTGAATAACAGCATTGAATATCCTGTATCTTCAGGAAGTGTTGTGGTTCCATCTGATGCCAAAGGTGTCATTGTAGTTGGTGCAGTAAATAATGTTGATGGAACTCTAGAATCATTTAGTTCCCATGGGCCTACAAACAATGGACTATCAGTTCCAAGTGTAGTGGGACCAAACGGTGTAACTACAATTGCGTATGGCGGTAACTTGTTTTATGGAACATCAGCCACTACCCCCCATGTTGCAGGCATTGCAGCACTAATGATTGATGCAAATCCTGACTTGTCCCCTGAACAACTATTAGATAACATTGAGCGAAACGCAATTCCAAATTCACACGGAAACAATCACAATGAGTATGGATTTGGCTCAATTGATGCAGCGTTCATTATAAACTAG